One Brachyspira suanatina DNA segment encodes these proteins:
- a CDS encoding PLP-dependent cysteine synthase family protein, giving the protein MIYNNILDMIGNTPILRLQNIESKFNLGGNVELYGKVEKNNPAGSIKDRAVKQIILDLFKEGKLKEGATIIEPTSGNTGIAMAAIGKYLKLNVIIVMPSSMSEERRKLIRNYGAKLELVDGGMDAAVKRAEQLNKKIVDSVIPGQFINKSNIDAHYLTTAPEIFSDIPDIDYIFAGIGTGGTITGIGKYVMEKNKNTKVIGVEPESSPLLTKGRTSAHKIQGIGPNFVPEILDLNVVSKIIDVSDDNAINTAREICFNEGLLVGISSGASVYAAIDFYRNLTKKDTIIKMLCILPDTGERYSWN; this is encoded by the coding sequence ATGATATATAATAATATACTTGATATGATAGGAAATACTCCTATTTTAAGATTACAAAATATAGAATCTAAATTTAATTTAGGTGGAAATGTAGAGTTGTATGGAAAAGTAGAAAAGAATAATCCAGCAGGTTCAATAAAAGATAGAGCTGTTAAGCAAATAATATTGGATCTATTCAAAGAAGGTAAATTAAAGGAAGGTGCAACTATAATAGAACCTACTTCAGGTAATACAGGTATTGCTATGGCAGCTATTGGAAAGTATCTGAAATTGAATGTTATAATAGTTATGCCTTCATCTATGTCTGAAGAAAGAAGAAAGCTTATAAGGAATTATGGAGCAAAATTAGAATTAGTTGATGGAGGAATGGATGCTGCTGTAAAAAGAGCAGAACAATTAAATAAAAAGATAGTTGATTCTGTTATACCTGGTCAGTTTATTAATAAATCTAATATAGATGCTCATTATCTTACAACTGCACCTGAAATATTTAGTGACATTCCGGATATTGATTATATATTTGCTGGTATTGGTACAGGTGGTACTATAACAGGAATAGGAAAGTATGTAATGGAGAAAAATAAAAATACTAAAGTTATAGGAGTGGAACCTGAATCATCTCCTTTACTTACAAAAGGACGTACTTCTGCTCATAAAATACAGGGTATAGGTCCTAATTTTGTACCTGAAATTTTAGATTTAAATGTTGTATCTAAAATAATAGATGTATCTGATGATAATGCTATAAATACAGCAAGAGAAATATGTTTTAATGAGGGGCTGCTTGTAGGAATATCTTCCGGAGCAAGTGTTTATGCAGCAATAGATTTTTATAGAAATTTAACTAAAAAAGATACTATAATAAAGATGCTTTGTATATTGCCTGATACAGGTGAAAGATACTCTTGGAATTAA
- the epsC gene encoding serine O-acetyltransferase EpsC has protein sequence MKLKTFNELPNQKDIKDIVKLIRDYAFPNFFRESPNRDIVKKSIAKLYMKIVTDDSHLLDFIEQLDDIVISLEHDLEFFYQSDPASKSYDEIIFTYPGFRAIFHYRIAHIFYKQNESLIARTISEFAHSKTGIDIHPGAEIGDYFFIDHGTGIVIGETTVIGHHVKIYQGVTLGALSLTNGRALEGQKRHPTVCDNVTIYANASIFGGNTTIGANAVIGANCIVLESVEENRKLTLNDNMSV, from the coding sequence ATGAAATTGAAAACTTTTAATGAACTTCCTAATCAAAAGGATATTAAGGATATAGTTAAACTTATAAGGGATTATGCATTTCCTAATTTTTTTAGAGAAAGTCCTAATAGAGATATTGTCAAAAAAAGCATAGCTAAACTTTATATGAAAATAGTTACTGATGATTCTCACTTATTAGATTTTATAGAACAGCTTGATGATATTGTTATAAGTTTAGAACATGATTTAGAATTTTTTTATCAATCAGATCCGGCATCAAAATCTTATGATGAAATAATATTCACATATCCGGGATTTAGAGCCATATTTCATTATAGAATAGCACATATATTTTATAAGCAAAATGAATCTTTGATAGCTAGAACTATATCCGAATTTGCACATTCAAAAACAGGTATAGATATTCATCCTGGAGCTGAAATAGGGGATTATTTCTTTATAGATCATGGCACAGGCATTGTTATAGGTGAAACTACTGTTATTGGACATCATGTAAAAATATATCAAGGTGTTACGTTGGGAGCATTATCATTAACTAATGGAAGAGCTTTAGAAGGTCAGAAAAGACATCCTACAGTATGTGATAATGTTACAATATATGCTAATGCTTCTATATTTGGCGGAAACACTACTATAGGGGCAAATGCTGTGATAGGAGCTAACTGTATAGTTTTAGAATCGGTTGAAGAAAATAGAAAGTTAACTCTTAATGATAATATGTCTGTATAA
- a CDS encoding sialidase family protein, which produces MKKKCFILLICVVIGLLVFGAVSCSKRLNPFIPNSGSGNGGGEITPPIDPPDGGGENDPEWFLPPEKQVKPFMKTEVLFESKIENNQTNKPLKIYRIPGITVSEKNTIIAVADYRKNSYRDVGFSGSQAIDIVVRRSEDGGINWGPEIIIPPLAKNNRESHGDSLFFSCKNGDLVVLCAAGGAYRQDPGFGGSKIMISRSTDDGLTWSDWELAKGDINDFGHGKLAGYDRGFAASGTGARLFNGTLMGAMLVNKGTADTTAAAAVIVSEDNGNTWYVRSIAKRKSGTQNEPKVVTQLNDGRILLSVRSGKVGNQRVWFKSAADVGSKWNEINPKGNFYDGNCNAEGILFTSTLEGYNKNRLIHLALNSPFGRRDLTAFISYDEGESWKKLRMLNNGGRAGYAALARLKDGTIVSLAEEQAGQGFPETKDYVDLYNIVFRRFNLRWLTENLPESEKDFYTPPNQALRRRW; this is translated from the coding sequence ATGAAAAAGAAGTGTTTTATTTTGTTGATTTGTGTAGTTATTGGGTTGTTAGTGTTTGGAGCGGTTTCATGTTCTAAAAGGTTAAATCCCTTTATTCCAAATAGCGGCAGTGGTAATGGCGGCGGAGAAATAACTCCTCCTATAGATCCTCCTGATGGCGGCGGTGAAAATGATCCAGAATGGTTTTTACCTCCTGAAAAACAGGTTAAACCTTTTATGAAAACAGAAGTTCTTTTTGAAAGTAAAATAGAAAATAATCAAACTAATAAACCTCTAAAAATATATAGGATACCAGGAATAACAGTTTCAGAAAAAAATACTATAATAGCAGTTGCTGATTATAGAAAAAATAGTTATAGGGATGTTGGATTCAGTGGTTCTCAAGCTATAGATATTGTTGTAAGAAGAAGCGAAGATGGAGGAATAAATTGGGGACCTGAAATAATTATACCTCCTTTAGCTAAAAATAATAGAGAATCACATGGAGATTCATTATTTTTCTCATGTAAAAATGGGGATTTAGTAGTTTTATGTGCAGCAGGTGGGGCATATAGACAGGATCCTGGTTTTGGTGGCTCTAAAATTATGATATCAAGAAGTACAGATGATGGACTTACTTGGAGTGATTGGGAACTTGCAAAAGGAGATATTAATGATTTTGGTCATGGTAAATTGGCTGGTTATGATAGGGGGTTTGCAGCTTCAGGTACAGGTGCAAGACTGTTTAATGGTACTTTAATGGGGGCTATGTTAGTAAATAAAGGTACAGCAGATACAACAGCTGCTGCTGCTGTTATAGTTTCAGAAGACAATGGAAATACTTGGTATGTTAGAAGTATAGCTAAAAGAAAATCAGGAACTCAAAATGAGCCTAAAGTTGTTACTCAATTAAATGATGGAAGAATTTTATTATCTGTACGTTCAGGTAAAGTTGGAAATCAAAGAGTGTGGTTTAAGTCTGCTGCTGATGTAGGTTCTAAATGGAATGAAATTAATCCTAAAGGTAATTTTTATGATGGTAATTGTAATGCTGAAGGTATTTTATTTACTTCTACTCTAGAGGGATATAATAAAAACAGACTTATACATTTAGCATTAAATTCGCCATTTGGAAGGCGAGATCTTACAGCTTTTATAAGTTATGATGAAGGAGAATCATGGAAAAAGTTAAGAATGTTAAATAATGGAGGAAGAGCTGGATATGCAGCATTAGCCAGATTAAAAGATGGTACAATAGTATCATTGGCTGAAGAACAAGCTGGACAAGGATTTCCTGAAACTAAAGACTATGTAGATCTTTATAATATTGTATTTAGAAGGTTTAATTTAAGATGGCTTACAGAAAATTTACCTGAAAGTGAAAAGGATTTTTATACTCCTCCTAATCAAGCTCTTAGAAGAAGATGGTAA
- a CDS encoding sugar kinase: MASVVTFGEIMLRLSPPSNLRFVQANSLDVRFGGGEANVAFALSNFGVDASFVTKLPNNDIGQACINELRRYGVDVSNIVLGGNRIGIYFLEKGASQRGSKVIYDRANSSISQCTKEDFDWDKIFDGVKWFHLTGITPALGKNVAEVCIEACKKAKEKNITISLDLNYRKKLWTSKEANETMSKLMPYVDICVANEEDAEKVFGIKAKDSNIIEGKLSHEGYKDVAKEIVDRFKVKKVGIALRGSISASENLWSCMLYNGEEYFFSKEYLIKIVDRVGGGDSFAAGLIYSLLNGKDDREALEFASAASCLKHSIDGDFNVVTVDEVMTVYNGDASGRIQR, from the coding sequence ATGGCTTCAGTTGTTACTTTTGGAGAAATAATGCTTAGGCTTTCTCCCCCTTCAAATTTAAGATTTGTACAGGCTAATTCATTGGATGTAAGATTCGGAGGCGGCGAGGCTAATGTTGCTTTTGCTTTGTCTAATTTTGGAGTTGATGCTTCATTTGTTACTAAGCTTCCCAATAATGATATAGGACAGGCTTGTATTAATGAATTAAGACGTTATGGTGTGGATGTATCTAATATAGTTTTGGGCGGTAATAGAATAGGTATATATTTCCTTGAAAAAGGAGCAAGTCAAAGAGGATCTAAAGTAATATATGATAGAGCTAATTCTTCAATATCACAATGCACTAAAGAAGATTTTGACTGGGATAAAATTTTTGACGGAGTTAAATGGTTTCATCTTACAGGTATAACTCCTGCACTTGGAAAAAATGTTGCTGAAGTTTGTATTGAAGCTTGCAAAAAAGCTAAAGAAAAAAATATTACTATTAGTTTAGATTTAAATTATAGAAAGAAATTATGGACATCAAAAGAAGCTAATGAAACTATGAGTAAATTAATGCCTTATGTTGATATATGTGTAGCTAATGAAGAAGATGCTGAAAAAGTATTCGGTATTAAAGCAAAAGATAGTAATATAATAGAAGGTAAATTATCTCATGAAGGCTATAAAGATGTGGCTAAAGAAATAGTAGATAGATTTAAAGTAAAAAAAGTTGGAATCGCTTTAAGAGGTTCAATTTCTGCAAGCGAGAATCTATGGTCTTGTATGCTTTATAATGGAGAAGAATATTTCTTTTCAAAAGAGTATTTAATAAAAATAGTGGATAGAGTAGGAGGCGGAGACAGTTTTGCTGCCGGACTTATATATTCACTTTTAAATGGTAAAGATGACAGAGAGGCATTAGAGTTTGCATCTGCTGCTAGTTGTCTGAAACATTCTATTGATGGTGATTTTAATGTTGTAACTGTTGATGAGGTTATGACAGTTTATAATGGAGATGCTTCAGGACGTATTCAAAGATAA
- a CDS encoding ROK family protein: MKEVVIAIDIGGTSMKGAVIEENGNILYKDNFDVNPSHTTEEHKKIITEFVEKLKSNIPNDYKAVGLGIDCPGVMNRETLHMGGAENIPGLKGLKFSDIGDKFNLPTKTANDASMAALGEAKYGSGKEKDYQSVMFVTLGTGVGGGFVLNGKLFTGSLGGAGEIGHVFVVPDGDKCNCGSSGCIERYASATGFIAMAKQKIHKGVIPTSLTYEELDKGKAKALFDAAKKGDALAKETIAECSYYLGMSIAQALNMLDLDLVLIGGGLCKDFDMMIEHINRAVRNYGLRMMVNNLEIKPASLGNDAGVLGCAALFFRNN, encoded by the coding sequence ATGAAAGAAGTAGTTATAGCTATAGATATTGGCGGAACATCTATGAAAGGTGCTGTTATAGAGGAAAACGGCAATATTTTATATAAAGATAATTTTGATGTAAATCCTAGTCATACAACAGAAGAACATAAAAAAATTATTACAGAATTCGTTGAAAAATTAAAAAGCAATATACCTAATGATTATAAAGCTGTAGGTTTGGGAATAGACTGTCCGGGAGTTATGAATAGAGAAACACTCCATATGGGAGGAGCTGAAAATATACCAGGGCTTAAAGGATTAAAATTTTCTGATATAGGCGATAAATTTAATTTGCCTACAAAGACAGCTAATGATGCAAGTATGGCAGCTTTAGGCGAGGCAAAATATGGAAGCGGTAAAGAAAAGGATTATCAGTCTGTAATGTTTGTTACACTTGGAACAGGTGTTGGAGGCGGATTTGTACTTAATGGAAAATTATTTACAGGTTCTTTAGGTGGAGCAGGAGAGATCGGACATGTATTTGTAGTTCCTGATGGTGATAAATGTAACTGCGGATCAAGCGGCTGTATTGAGCGTTATGCTTCTGCTACCGGCTTCATTGCTATGGCTAAGCAGAAAATTCATAAAGGGGTTATTCCTACTTCTTTAACTTATGAAGAATTAGATAAAGGAAAGGCTAAGGCTTTATTTGATGCTGCTAAAAAAGGCGATGCATTAGCTAAAGAAACTATTGCAGAATGTTCCTACTATTTAGGTATGTCTATAGCACAGGCTTTGAATATGCTTGATTTGGACTTGGTTCTTATAGGCGGCGGACTTTGTAAGGACTTTGATATGATGATAGAGCATATTAATAGAGCTGTAAGAAATTATGGGCTTAGAATGATGGTTAATAATCTTGAAATAAAACCTGCTTCTTTAGGAAATGATGCTGGTGTTTTAGGATGTGCTGCTTTATTCTTTAGAAATAATTGA
- the rpsB gene encoding 30S ribosomal protein S2 encodes MSLPVMKDLLEAGVHFGHPTRKWDPRMKPFIFQERNDIYIIDLMKTLTYVKKAHEAVKEMARNGGNVLFVGTKKQASQSIKEAAEKCDMYYVNNRWLGGMLTNFATIKKSIARLKKIEKEEVDGTFDKLPKKEVILLLKEKERLEKNFAGIKDMENLPDMLFVIDPMQEAIAVSEARKLGIPVVAVVDTNCNPEVIDHPIPGNDDAIRAISLFAGVVASAVIEGQNEAGKETLAKHDSSSDESSEEVYDNSATEAAEAVAEKYGVSQEDDQ; translated from the coding sequence ATGTCATTACCAGTTATGAAAGACCTTTTAGAGGCAGGCGTACATTTCGGACACCCAACTAGAAAATGGGATCCTAGAATGAAACCTTTTATTTTCCAAGAGAGAAATGATATCTATATCATTGACCTTATGAAAACTTTAACTTATGTTAAAAAAGCTCATGAAGCAGTAAAAGAAATGGCTAGAAACGGCGGAAATGTTCTTTTCGTTGGTACTAAAAAACAAGCTTCTCAGAGCATTAAAGAAGCTGCTGAAAAATGCGATATGTACTATGTTAATAATCGCTGGTTAGGCGGTATGCTTACAAATTTTGCTACTATCAAAAAAAGTATTGCAAGACTCAAAAAGATAGAAAAAGAAGAGGTTGATGGTACTTTTGATAAACTTCCTAAAAAAGAGGTTATACTTCTTCTTAAAGAAAAAGAAAGATTAGAGAAAAACTTTGCAGGTATTAAAGATATGGAAAATTTACCTGATATGCTTTTCGTAATAGACCCAATGCAGGAAGCTATTGCTGTAAGCGAAGCTAGAAAATTAGGAATACCTGTTGTAGCAGTTGTTGATACTAACTGTAACCCTGAAGTTATAGATCACCCAATACCTGGTAACGATGATGCTATAAGAGCTATAAGTTTATTTGCAGGTGTTGTTGCTTCTGCTGTTATAGAAGGACAAAATGAAGCAGGAAAAGAAACATTAGCTAAGCATGACAGCTCTTCTGATGAATCTTCTGAAGAAGTTTATGATAATAGCGCTACAGAAGCTGCTGAGGCTGTTGCTGAAAAATATGGTGTTTCTCAAGAAGATGATCAGTAA
- the tsf gene encoding translation elongation factor Ts, with translation MANISMDTIKELRERTGVGIMDCKKALQETDGDMDKAIRLLKEKGAAVAAKKNERTVKEGSIGFCVNDDKTKVACIELQCETDFVAKNELFINLAKEIANTAMGLDDVSVETVLNAKGSNGDTIQGMINEGIQKWGEKTVLAEAKVMKTDGFFGTYAHFNNKLVAIVEFDVKPKGKCQEIADQIAMHVASEKPLALNREGVDPNAVKEQKEIFEKQVRDAGKPENMIEKIVDGKMSSWYSESVLIDQKLFTDNKISIKSLIDEVSKEAGSTATIKDFVIVSLGL, from the coding sequence ATGGCAAATATTAGTATGGATACTATTAAAGAGCTTAGAGAACGTACAGGCGTAGGTATAATGGACTGTAAAAAAGCTCTTCAAGAAACTGACGGCGATATGGATAAAGCTATTCGCCTTCTTAAAGAAAAAGGTGCGGCTGTTGCTGCTAAAAAGAATGAACGTACTGTTAAAGAGGGTTCTATAGGTTTTTGCGTTAATGATGATAAAACAAAAGTTGCTTGTATAGAACTTCAGTGTGAAACTGACTTTGTTGCTAAAAATGAATTATTTATCAATTTAGCTAAAGAAATTGCTAATACAGCTATGGGATTAGATGATGTATCAGTAGAAACAGTTTTAAATGCTAAAGGTTCTAACGGCGATACTATTCAAGGTATGATAAATGAAGGCATACAGAAATGGGGTGAAAAAACTGTACTTGCTGAAGCTAAAGTTATGAAAACAGATGGTTTCTTCGGTACTTATGCTCACTTCAATAATAAACTTGTTGCTATAGTAGAATTTGACGTTAAACCTAAAGGTAAATGTCAGGAAATAGCAGATCAAATAGCTATGCATGTTGCTAGTGAAAAACCTCTAGCTTTGAATAGAGAAGGAGTAGATCCTAATGCTGTTAAAGAGCAGAAAGAAATATTTGAAAAACAAGTAAGAGATGCTGGAAAACCTGAAAATATGATAGAAAAAATCGTTGATGGTAAAATGAGTTCTTGGTATTCTGAATCTGTTCTTATAGACCAAAAATTATTTACTGACAACAAAATCTCTATTAAAAGTTTAATAGATGAAGTTTCTAAAGAAGCAGGTTCTACTGCAACTATTAAAGATTTTGTAATTGTTTCATTAGGTTTATAA
- a CDS encoding tetratricopeptide repeat protein, whose amino-acid sequence MEASLIVILVLIVLLGFATQYVIKSGSYPIKLKKIVQAYNEQNYDVAMREINTLDPKYKKDANILWMTANMYYKQQQYILAMAALQNMIDGAYFTKELTELSVREFLAKIYEQTGNSKKAIDEYDMITKIRDQDYDSLYKAGLVCYNYGEWVQAQKYFSLAVAQNDSNPQLLYMLAFCFYKIRSYHAAQQQIEKAIALDNSNPEYHLLLGEILSSSRDFQNAIKELEIAYESNDISDKDAISLNLANSYYELGNFSKAREYYGQVLTKENIASEKVVDERYRYAETLVKNKQFEAAVKQWEIIKSIRNIYLDVDQKLKTYSSIIANNAFRTALEMDIIEYLEKYFYRILTLNGYVVTDHTKKSDTLVFFVTIKKFGSEGQSYKSTFALDTSGYPMRQDTVDQFMEYARQYKSAHSFLISIGDFAPNLKVDDTVMIIEPERFEAIIEGVISFSD is encoded by the coding sequence GTGGAAGCTTCATTAATTGTAATATTAGTCTTAATCGTTTTATTAGGTTTTGCCACTCAATATGTTATAAAGAGTGGATCATACCCTATTAAACTAAAAAAAATCGTTCAGGCTTATAATGAACAAAATTATGATGTAGCCATGAGAGAGATTAATACATTAGACCCTAAATATAAAAAAGATGCTAATATATTATGGATGACTGCTAATATGTATTATAAACAGCAGCAATATATATTGGCCATGGCCGCATTACAAAATATGATAGACGGAGCTTATTTTACAAAAGAATTAACAGAATTGTCTGTAAGAGAATTCTTAGCAAAAATATATGAACAAACAGGAAACAGTAAAAAAGCTATAGATGAATATGATATGATCACAAAAATTAGGGATCAGGATTATGATTCATTATATAAAGCAGGACTTGTTTGTTATAATTATGGGGAATGGGTACAAGCACAAAAATATTTCTCATTAGCAGTAGCTCAAAATGATAGTAATCCTCAACTATTGTATATGTTGGCTTTTTGTTTTTATAAAATTCGTTCATATCATGCAGCTCAGCAGCAGATAGAAAAAGCTATTGCTTTAGATAATTCTAATCCTGAGTACCATTTACTTTTAGGTGAAATATTATCTTCAAGCAGAGACTTCCAAAATGCTATAAAAGAATTAGAAATAGCTTATGAAAGTAATGATATATCAGATAAAGATGCAATATCTTTGAATCTTGCCAATTCTTATTATGAACTTGGTAACTTCTCTAAAGCTAGAGAATATTATGGACAGGTTTTAACTAAAGAAAATATAGCAAGTGAAAAAGTTGTAGATGAAAGATACAGATATGCTGAAACTTTGGTAAAAAACAAACAGTTTGAAGCTGCTGTTAAACAATGGGAAATAATTAAATCTATAAGAAACATATACTTAGATGTTGATCAGAAATTAAAGACTTACAGTTCTATTATTGCTAATAATGCATTCAGAACTGCATTGGAAATGGATATTATAGAATATCTTGAAAAATACTTCTATAGAATATTAACATTAAACGGATATGTAGTTACAGATCATACTAAAAAATCCGACACATTAGTATTCTTTGTAACTATTAAGAAATTCGGTTCTGAAGGTCAGTCATATAAGAGTACATTTGCATTAGATACTTCAGGATATCCTATGAGACAGGATACTGTTGATCAGTTTATGGAATATGCAAGACAGTACAAGAGTGCCCACTCTTTCTTAATAAGTATAGGTGACTTTGCTCCTAACTTGAAAGTAGATGATACAGTAATGATCATTGAACCTGAAAGATTTGAGGCTATTATTGAAGGTGTTATATCATTCAGCGATTAA
- a CDS encoding ATP-grasp domain-containing protein, giving the protein MKGKRIIIIGAGLLQVPAIQIAQEMGLYTIVFDYNKDAPGMKIADYPMIVSTRDVDGSVRAARDLSQKMEIHGVITVGTDASTTVAAVANALGLPGNRFEDAYAASNKIRMRERFKKNNVPQPNFFPVWNYEEAMEAYKHLNTPVVVKPADNMGARGVMKVSSESDVLAAFNRAKSASPSGEVIMEEFMDGPELSIDMLIYNDEIYVTGVADRIIEFPPFFIETGHILPSALEKEKLDDAINVMKAGIKALNLKIGAAKGDIKVTKNGAMVGEIAARLSGGFMSAYTYPLATGVNLIKNAIEIALGNPPSDLKPKWDKVSVEKAFLPGTGIIESIDGVENAKKIEGIKEIFIKTKPGDILVTPTNNLEKAGNIIAVGNTRDEAIAMANKAMSYVHFKLTDEKSITIDEIKKVAKEKLSSNSNASYLFVEDTEDKTGLSEYNFSPSIIHKEPEANIETNIFNMHLSQPTIIDTIHNLREAINGIMDIKEYYETVIDVASNCEVLAIFNDFNDNEIFELSLKTIKGRKRGIIMIDGNNTKEIVTQKLQSAERNGACAVGIDFTYCYNINELNKIHFKTEKDLAKISKQLDIPLIIKGISSNRDLDNMKISHINNVYFSNNNKYALKGMEKVADTVNKVDFNSNHHFNILAESPKYGVDVFKYLVLGANAVCVTEESFISIIGKGRKGLEYLLYSNRDKLEKMIKLFGQTGDVNYIKY; this is encoded by the coding sequence ATGAAAGGCAAACGTATAATAATAATAGGTGCGGGACTTCTTCAAGTACCAGCAATACAAATAGCTCAGGAAATGGGACTTTATACAATAGTTTTTGATTATAATAAAGATGCTCCAGGTATGAAGATAGCAGATTATCCTATGATAGTGTCCACTAGAGATGTTGATGGAAGTGTAAGGGCGGCAAGAGATTTAAGCCAGAAAATGGAAATACATGGAGTTATCACTGTAGGTACTGATGCTTCTACTACCGTTGCTGCTGTAGCTAATGCTTTGGGACTTCCCGGAAATAGATTTGAAGATGCTTATGCTGCTTCAAATAAGATAAGAATGCGTGAAAGATTCAAGAAAAATAATGTTCCTCAGCCGAATTTCTTTCCTGTATGGAATTATGAAGAGGCAATGGAGGCATATAAGCATTTAAATACACCTGTTGTTGTTAAGCCTGCTGATAATATGGGGGCTCGCGGTGTAATGAAAGTATCAAGTGAAAGCGATGTCTTAGCGGCATTTAACAGAGCTAAAAGTGCTTCGCCTTCAGGAGAAGTAATAATGGAAGAATTTATGGATGGTCCGGAACTTTCTATTGATATGCTTATATATAATGATGAAATATATGTTACAGGTGTTGCAGACAGAATAATAGAATTTCCTCCATTTTTTATAGAAACAGGTCATATACTGCCTTCTGCATTAGAAAAGGAAAAGCTGGATGATGCTATTAATGTTATGAAAGCTGGTATAAAAGCATTAAATTTAAAAATCGGAGCTGCCAAAGGTGATATAAAAGTAACAAAAAATGGTGCTATGGTTGGAGAAATTGCGGCAAGATTATCCGGCGGTTTTATGAGTGCATACACCTACCCTCTTGCTACAGGCGTAAATTTAATAAAAAACGCAATAGAAATAGCATTAGGAAATCCTCCAAGTGATTTAAAGCCTAAATGGGATAAAGTTTCTGTTGAAAAAGCATTTCTTCCGGGCACAGGAATAATAGAATCTATTGACGGTGTTGAAAATGCTAAAAAAATAGAAGGTATTAAAGAAATATTTATTAAAACAAAACCTGGTGATATATTAGTTACTCCTACAAACAATTTAGAGAAAGCCGGTAATATAATAGCTGTAGGAAATACAAGAGATGAAGCTATAGCTATGGCAAATAAAGCTATGAGCTACGTACATTTCAAATTAACAGATGAAAAAAGCATCACTATAGATGAAATCAAAAAAGTTGCTAAAGAAAAATTGTCATCTAATTCAAATGCTTCATATTTATTTGTTGAAGATACTGAAGATAAAACAGGACTTTCTGAATATAATTTCAGCCCTAGTATAATTCATAAAGAACCAGAGGCAAATATAGAAACCAATATATTTAATATGCATCTATCTCAGCCTACTATAATAGATACAATCCATAATTTAAGAGAAGCAATAAACGGCATTATGGATATAAAAGAATATTATGAAACAGTTATAGATGTAGCTTCTAATTGTGAAGTACTTGCAATATTCAATGACTTTAATGATAATGAAATATTTGAATTATCATTAAAAACTATAAAAGGAAGAAAAAGAGGTATTATTATGATAGATGGTAATAATACCAAAGAAATAGTAACACAGAAATTACAATCAGCGGAAAGGAATGGTGCTTGTGCTGTTGGTATAGATTTTACTTACTGCTATAATATAAATGAATTAAATAAGATACATTTCAAAACTGAAAAAGATTTAGCAAAAATATCCAAGCAATTAGATATACCTTTAATCATAAAAGGGATATCAAGCAATAGAGATTTAGATAATATGAAAATATCTCATATAAATAATGTTTATTTTTCAAATAATAATAAGTATGCATTAAAAGGTATGGAAAAAGTTGCCGATACTGTAAATAAAGTAGATTTTAATTCAAATCACCACTTTAATATACTTGCAGAATCTCCTAAATATGGAGTTGATGTATTTAAATATTTAGTGTTGGGAGCAAATGCTGTTTGTGTTACTGAAGAAAGTTTTATCTCTATTATAGGAAAAGGAAGAAAGGGACTTGAATATTTATTATATTCAAATAGAGATAAACTAGAAAAGATGATAAAGCTCTTTGGACAAACAGGTGATGTTAACTATATTAAATATTAA